Proteins co-encoded in one Melitaea cinxia chromosome 13, ilMelCinx1.1, whole genome shotgun sequence genomic window:
- the LOC123658867 gene encoding dolichol-phosphate mannosyltransferase subunit 3, translating into MTKLLEWISVTSAVLAVWYSLVGGYVKHKFIEENMDIILVSPIIFVALFGLYAVTVVLYRTFTFNNCTDEADALMAEIEEAKKDLHEKGLRW; encoded by the coding sequence ATGACGAAACTTCTAGAATGGATATCTGTAACTTCAGCAGTGCTAGCGGTATGGTATTCACTCGTCGGAGGCTACGTAAAACATAAATTCATTGAAGAGAATATggatattattttagtttcacCAATCATATTTGTTGCTCTATTCGGTCTGTACGCTGTTACTGTAGTATTATACAGAACCTTTACTTTCAATAATTGCACTGATGAAGCTGATGCATTAATGGCCGAAATAGAAGAAGCAAAGAAAGATTTACATGAGAAAGGTTTGAGGTGGTGA